Proteins encoded in a region of the Cardiocondyla obscurior isolate alpha-2009 linkage group LG18, Cobs3.1, whole genome shotgun sequence genome:
- the Upset gene encoding mucin-2 isoform X2, protein MNEKNTKSTENNDDEAGQTAVSTTVETTKSASAKLEKKYDQANETTMSFVLKLDVETAATSVESATKDGVVSEGQPPPTLLLADRVWRSQEPVTVATGTITTMTGNTVVITSGDDVATAANSAKSQLLQCLEATSNQEQQTVTPASTLTTVKPVVTYPVAKGAKEQIQKVIASSQTSTTEVLTTRVISQKLPPSSTDQTQSVPVTANISSQTSANSTSSPSPNSGDACSWQSTMTTVQSTQPAYQSKNQVAIADLIQCGNKQQQMTATTNVQGTLHHKLQPIVGTSTTAVKAMDLQRYHTKSLPSGIITTSQPAQKIKTVTNVITTVSSVQRNNALSKSQGVPKTRVLPGQLINNQATANNANPQKIQLGNSTIQKATQPVTNVQKTTLQSVCNNQKVPVLSGNHLPNLKTQQQGLQKIQVPQKISLAVGRQQFQSNPQQMNNVSKSNNLVTGMQKYQSSGQHYMACQQPALSQTRSQSTTTGQKTLTAVQTTKLQTTGSNVCKSNSMPNVSKPSQNSNVLAVGKQQSQIQPTSTQLLQGSQVIQKSQQQQSANANNVQIQRSHSITNMHSKVIASVSNNQRTPSVVMNSKQPQQTVMRVGISKSQTQAAQTVAGLKTISQKPMVNSPVKTAANSQNNVIQHSVVQRNNNPPQSMKIIQQQQQQQNIIGPQNAPQKQPGCIKTIPPQKPLQRNHAQKISSTGVKPLLSPNVTGFTKAQGATATQVASKTSIKTLLPQQTMVASPNVIVSHKHSPIKIQQTIQLTPQYTQQIRQQTGQVKTLLPITSATIEPRKDLTENKNDNELRVSKEEEQSTPKSPVRRMPLPYECLQFVLQDHNYGAPPPRTPPPPPSPPHPKQQPINGASSSTATSQHPYIFSPVVSNTNVEDDAASAISSEAGREAEPEGEETETAPEGEGDDEDSVTRCICDFEHDDGYMICCDRCLVWQHVDCMGIDRSNIPDEYLCERCRPRRVDRQRARALQMRKREELLNSDTSSDTSSTSSADTDVGSANNATIQKKRSLSQQQSQVPRRNKSDASAQSSQVRRLNNNNNNNNNNVGKRQRRDSQARQSSAVRKKENATPKRGPGKRKAKRRTSLEDKEEDLQDAWGTNMAPLRQWIERYEEAVTNHYSPELRARISNIKVNGTHNDLRQSNMSVVATGKCRLNVHSNNLRFLVATMYLPPNTPVVELRGKYMLSTQHRLQYTQSGRQHVQRPGPFVFFYRLPRDGTEVCVDTRTYGNDARFVRRSCKPNAEVKHCIEKGTLHLYIVTTCAIEKNAEITIKHEQHDLLLSPNPNSPSLPIVCACNNQRECQIANAASQLNRRSSNGALVENADGRERRRRGRRNTVCEETDVTPPVVPPTSVTQTTTATATISSTSATVTPATPKRTVTTTVTTTTTRQVAKEDVTATIPITQPQTSPSSNQSVTTTPETKKDKKKMTREERKMEAIMKAFERLEKAEQRKQEVQARNAQRKESGGTHSDNEDSTPGQAKSSKQTNSERPLRRRRRKGRARTTSSSQSQSSSSRRTRLNSAESDVSSGDESNSMQSPPLLNQNRPPSRDAPYSSHLHTPVKNTTGDAGNTGSSSGHQGIPTAAGLLLALANSNAPGPSSSPPLQQPTPVKSPTCDSGASSSSQSSTPSTPLSSACLLVAAAVGPLAPGFKFPKTKKVLMNEWLKESPDPPQASVSQVSPLPTLPPAGPPALQNSMNPLCGRHFSSVSTEASAEFLSQSYAAKSLATLVQAANSVSGICDSPPQRRQQVSTSNNNGNAGCPAMSSGSAKKRWLRQAISEECDSPNSRPESPPSLSETVAPPKKRRIARESLSSDNYTPPTTPTMLLPTEVTPNSRSLCPADDDYTERVQSPMEQTDEKHYDLESTKEEIKMDHKLADSNKPAVREKLSVDIFSQTKLFVKHEEKTEDSVKTEGSSEINTENVTIKKEKNSPKWEEDDTKSECNYDQLNQKLIEKIRETVEKVKKESFTKEEIVKGTVEIIDQNEPDTEMEEFSSPIATIEPDAILKQRVVEMQLEFGGSISEIMNIVSSEIEKSNDEKSSEATPKGQEVVERSDDNASIDEFDVEAQMKKITGDDGNDYQEKIDTSSEKDKSMDGIEGLMESSKEDSDSEDKDMDDDKLSLQKTARKRRIRVGATSPQRKSPRRSSRLPSLRYRRNPSSNRLLRTWTRSPSRTLPRSFTRFHL, encoded by the exons ATGAAtgagaaaaatacaaaatctaCAGAAAATAACGATGACGAAGCAGGGCAAACAGCTGTCTCAACAACGGTCGAAACGACCAAGTCTGCGTCTGCGAAATTGGAGAAGAAATACGACCAGGCCAATGAAACCACCATGAGTTTCGTTTTAAAACTAGACGTGGAAACCGCGGCGACGTCGGTGGAAAGTGCAACAAAAGACGGTGTTGTAAGTGAAGGACAACCTCCACCGACGTTGCTGTTAGCTGATAGGGTATGGCGATCCCAGGAGCCTGTTACAGTCGCTACTGGCACTATCACTACCATGACGGGGAATACTGTGGTGATTACGAGTGGTGACGATGTTGCTACGGCTGCTAATAGTGCCAAGTCGCAATTATTACAGTGTCTGGAAGCTACCAGCAATCAAGAGCAGCAGACTGTCACCCCTGCGTCCACTCTCACGACGGTTAAACCTGTGGTGACTTATCCAGTTGCCAAAGGTGCCAAGGAGCAGATACAGAAAGTGATTGCTAGTTCGCAGACCAGCACCACGGAAGTGTTGACAACGCGCGTTATCTCGCAGAAATTACCACCATCGTCTACTGATCAGACGCAGTCTGTTCCAGTAACTGCCAACATTTCTTCTCAAACGTCAGCCAATTCGACATCCTCACCATCACCCAATAGCGGCGATGCTTGTTCCTGGCAGTCAACCATGACTACTGTGCAAAGTACTCAGCCAGCGTATCAGTCGAAGAATCAGGTTGCAATAGCTGATCTTATTCAATGTGGTAATAAGCAACAACAAATGACAGCAACAACCAATGTACAAGGTACGTTACATCACAAGCTTCAACCAATAGTAGGCACTTCTACTACGGCAGTGAAGGCAATGGATTTACAACGGTATCATACGAAATCATTACCAAGCGGCATCATTACAACTAGTCAACCTGCGCAAAAAATCAAGACCGTAACAAATGTAATCACTACTGTGTCATCTGTACAACGTAATAATGCTCTATCTAAGTCTCAAGGCGTGCCGAAGACACGAGTATTACCTGGTCAACTTATAAACAATCAAGCGACCGCGAATAACGCAAATCCGCAAAAGATTCAATTGGGCAATTCTACGATACAGAAGGCAACACAACCTGTAACAAATGTGCAAAAAACAACGCTTCAATCTGTCTGCAACAATCAAAAAGTTCCAGTGCTAAGTGGCAATCATCTTCCAAATCTCAAGACGCAGCAGCAAGGTTTACAGAAAATACAGGTGCCTCAAAAAATATCTTTAGCTGTGGGCAGACAACAGTTTCAATCAAATCCACAACAGATGAATAATGTCTCAAAATCTAATAACCTTGTAACTGGCATGCAAAAATATCAATCATCCGGGCAACATTATATGGCATGCCAGCAACCGGCATTATCTCAAACAAGATCTCAATCGACGACGACCGGACAAAAAACATTAACAGCAGTACAAACCACCAAATTGCAAACCACGGGGAGTAATGTTTGTAAGAGCAATAGCATGCCGAATGTTTCTAAACCATCGCAAAATTCAAACGTGCTTGCAGTAGGCAAACAGCAATCACAAATACAGCCTACATCAACACAATTATTACAGGGCTCACAAGTAATTCAAAAATCTCAACAGCAACAATCGGCAAACGCGAATAACGTACAAATTCAAAGAAGTCACAGTATTACTAATATGCATTCAAAAGTGATAGCATCTGTATCGAACAATCAAAGAACGCCTTCGGTTGTGATGAATTCGAAGCAGCCGCAGCAAACAGTGATGAGGGTAGGAATATCAAAAAGTCAAACGCAAGCTGCACAAACTGTAGCAGGTCTAAAAACTATCTCGCAAAAACCCATGGTAAACAGCCCTGTCAAGACTGCTGCAAATTCtcaaaataatgttattcAACACTCTGTAGTAcagagaaataataatcctCCTCAATctatgaaaattattcaacagcagcaacaacagcagaATATAATCGGTCCACAGAACGCTCCGCAAAAGCAGCCTGGATGCATTAAAACTATTCCTCCGCAAAAACCCTTACAGAGGAATCATGCTCAAAAAATCAGCAGTACTGGTGTTAAACCTTTATTGAGTCCAAACGTAACGGGATTTACAAAAGCTCAAGGTGCAACCGCGACGCAAGTAGCGTCAAAGACGAGTATCAAGACCCTACTGCCGCAGCAGACAATGGTCGCATCGCCTAACGTAATAGTTTCGCATAAACACTCGCCgattaaaattcaacaaaCAATACAGTTGACTCCACAATATACTCAGCAGATCCGACAGCAAACCGGACAAGTAAAAACCTTGCTTCCGATAACTTCAGCTACGATTGAGCCTCGTAAAGATCTCACTGAAAATAA aAATGATAACGAGTTGCGGGTGTCTAAAGAAGAAGAGCAAAGTACTCCTAAATCACCAGTGAGGAGAATGCCTCTTCCTTACGAG TGTCTTCAGTTCGTTCTTCAAGATCATAATTATGGTGCGCCACCACCACGAACACCACCACCGCCTCCATCGCCACCTCATCCGAAACAACAACCTATTAATGGTGCCAGCAGTTCTACAGCTACGTCTCAACATCCTTACATATTTAGTCCTG tTGTGAGCAATACTAATGTGGAGGATGATGCTGCTAGTGCGATTAGTAGTGAAGCAGGACGAGAAGCCGAACCGGAAGGTGAAGAAACCGAAACAGCACCCGAAGGGGAAGGTGATGACGAGGATAGTGTTACTAGATGCATCTG cgacTTTGAACACGACGATGGATATATGATATGTTGTGATCGTTGCTT AGTATGGCAACATGTCGATTGCATGGGCATTGATCGTTCGAACATTCCTGATGAATACCTTTGCGAGAGATGTCGACCGCGGCGAGTGGACAGACAGCGAGCACGCGCTTTGCAGATGCGTAAACGCGAAGAGCTTCTCAATTCGGACACATCATCCGACACATCGTCTACGAGTTCGGCGGATACGGACGTCGGGTCTGCGAACAATGCTACGATTCAAAAGAAACGCTCGCTTTCGCAGCAGCAATCACAAGTTCCAAGACGCAACAAATCCGATGCATCCGCTCAATCGTCGCAGGTCCGAAGATTGAataacaacaataataataataacaataacgtTGGAAAAAGACAGAGGAGGGACTCTCAAGCTCGACAATCGAGTGCTGTTCGTAAGAAGGAGAACGCTACTCCAAAACGAGGACCTGGAAAACGTAAGGCTAAAAGAAGAACAAGTCTCGAAGATAAAGAGGAAGATTTGCAAGATGCTTGGGGCACTAATATGGCACCTCTAAGGCAGTGGATTGAACGATACGAAGAAGCCGTTACGAATCATTATAGTCCCGAATTACGAGCCAGGATATCAAATATCAAAGTCAACGGTACACATAACGATCTCAGGCAAAGTAACATGAGTGTTGTTGCTACTGGTAAATGCAGACTCAATGTGCACAGCAATAATCTTAGA TTTTTAGTGGCGACAATGTATCTTCCACCAAACACCCCCGTTGTGGAATTACGAGGCAAATATATGCTCAGTACACAACACCGACTGCAATACACGCAAAGTGGTAGGCAACACGTTCAACGGCCAGGACCGTTTGTCTTTTTCTATCGTTTGCCACGCGACGGCACCGAAGTATGCGTTGATACGCGGACGTATGGAAACGACGCAAGGTTCGTACGACGTAGCTGCAAACCAAATGCCGAAGTAAAGCATTGCATCGAAAAGGGCACGCTGCATCTCTATATCGTGACAACATGTGCAATTGAAAAGAACGCCGAGATAACAATTAAACACGAGCAACACGATCTATTGCTATCACCTAATCCTAATTCTCCTTCGTTGCCGATTGTTTGCGCGTGTAACAATCAGCGGGAGTGTCAAATTGCAAATGCGGCAAGTCAACTAAACAGAAGAAGTAGCAATGGCGCTCTCGTTGAAAATGCTGA tgGCAGAGAAAGAAGGCGACGGGGTAGAAGGAACACAGTATGCGAAGAGACCGATGTCACGCCGCCAGTAGTACCTCCTACGAGTGTTACGCAAACCACTACTGCTACTGCAACAATATCGTCCACATCGGCGACAGTAACTCCGGCGACACCGAAAAGAACCGTCACAACAACAGTTACAACTACAACGACCCGCCAAGTTGCCAAGGAAGATGTTACAGCAACGATACCGATTACGCAGCCTCAAACATCGCCTAGTTCGAATCAATCGGTGACAACGACACCAGAAAcgaagaaagataaaaagaaaatgactcGAGAAGAGAGGAAGATGGAAGCGATTATGAAGGCTTTTGAAAGGCTAGAAAAAGCGGAACAAAGGAAACAAGAAGTGCAAGCGAGAAATGCGCAACGGAAAGAATCTGGCGGCACGCACAGCGATAACGAGGATTCAACGCCAGGACAGGCGAAAAGTAGCAAACAGACGAATTCGGAGAGACCGCTGCGACGGAGAAGGCGAAAAGGTCGGGCGAGAACGACAAGCTCGTCTCAGTCGCAAAGCAGCAGTAGCCGAAGAACGAGATTGAATTCGGCCGAATCTGACGTATCTTCCGGAGACGAGAGCAATTCTATGCAGTCACCGCCTCTGTTGAATCAAAATCGTCCGCCTAGCCGGGACGCTCCTTATTCGTCGCATTTACACACTCCAGTTAAGAACACGACGGGCGATGCTGGGAATACTGGATCCTCTAGTGGCCATCAAGGTATTCCCACTGCAGCTGGTTTACTCCTGGCCTTAGCAAATTCGAACGCTCCCGGTCCTTCAAGCTCGCCGCCGTTACAGCAACCTACACCTGTTAAGAGTCCTACTTGTGACAGCGGAGCCAGTAGTAGCTCGCAGAGTTCAACACCATCGACACCACTGTCGTCTGCCTGCTTGTTAGTGGCCGCTGCAGTCGGCCCGTTGGCTCCGGGTTTCAAGTttccaaaaacaaaaaaagtgcTGATGAACGAGTGGTTGAAGGAATCGCCAGACCCGCCACAAGCTAGTGTATCACAAGTGTCGCCTTTGCCGACTCTACCACCTGCCGGTCCTCCGGCTCTACAAAATTCCATGAATCCGTTATGTGGCAGGCATTTCTCATCGGTATCTACAGAAGCGTCAGCGGAATTTCTGTCGCAAAGTTATGCAGCCAAAAGCTTAGCTACTCTCGTACAGGCCGCTAATTCAGTTAGCGGCATATGCGACTCACCGCCACAACGTCGACAGCAAGTGTCCACTAGTAACAACAACGGAAATGCTGGCTGTCCCGCTATGTCATCAGGCTCGGCAAAAAAGCGATGGTTGCGCCAGGCGATCTCCGAAGAGTGTGATTCGCCTAATAGCCGACCTGAAAGTCCACCGTCGCTTAGCGAAACGGTAGCACCACCAAAAAAGCGAAGAATAGCTCGAGAGAGTTTGTCATCGGATAATTACACTCCACCAACGACACCAACTATGCTACTTCCGACCGAAGTAACGCCTAATAGCAGATCATTGTGCCCTGCTGAC gaTGACTATACAGAACGTGTGCAATCGCCTATGGAACAAACCGATGAAAAACATTACGATTTGGAATCCacgaaagaagaaattaaaatggaTCATAAACTTGCAGATTCTAATAAACCTGCCGTTCGAGAAAAACTTTCAGTCGATATTTTTTCTCAAACAAAACTTTTTGTTAAACACGAAGAAAAAACAGAAGACTCCGTTAAAACAGAAGGATCATCTGaaataaatacagaaaatgttacgataaaaaaagaaaaaaattctccgAAGTGGGAGGAAGACGATACAAAATCTGAATGTAATTACGATCAATTAAACcagaaattaattgagaaaattcGTGAAACGgtggagaaagtaaaaaaagaatctttcaCGAAAGAAGAAATTGTCAAAGGCACAGTCGAGATAATTGATCAAAATGAACCCGATACCGAAATGGAAGAATTCAGTTCTCCAATCGCTACTATAGAACCTGATGCGATTTTAAAACAACGAGTGGTCGAGATGCAACTGGAGTTTGGCGGTAGCATCTCTGAAATTATGAATATCGTCAGTagcgaaatagaaaaatcgaATGATGAAAAATCATCCGAAGCCACTCCGAAAGGTCAAGAAGTTGTCGAGAGATCAGACGACAACGCATCCATCGATGAATTCGACGTCGAGGCGCAGATGAAGAAGATCACGGGCGACGATGGTAACGACTATCAGGAAAAGATCGACACGAGTTCGGAGAAGGACAAAAGCATGGACGGAATAGAGGGTCTAATGGAGAGCTCGAAGGAGGATTCAGATTCCGAGGATAAGGACATGGATGATGACAA ATTATCGTTACAGAAGACAGCACGAAAGAGACGGATAAGGGTAGGAGCGACGAGCCCGCAAAGGAAGTCTCCAAGGCGGAGCAGTCGTCTACCTTCGCTGCGTTATCGGAGGAATCCATCTTCGAATCGGCTTCTACGAACATGGACGCGGAGCCCATCGCGGACCCTCCCAAGATCTTTCACTCGATTCCACCTTTGA